From a single Vanacampus margaritifer isolate UIUO_Vmar chromosome 15, RoL_Vmar_1.0, whole genome shotgun sequence genomic region:
- the atxn7l1 gene encoding LOW QUALITY PROTEIN: ataxin-7-like protein 1 (The sequence of the model RefSeq protein was modified relative to this genomic sequence to represent the inferred CDS: inserted 1 base in 1 codon), which yields MATLARLIASPDSFLSEPWSSFVGAAQLRLVDDSLLQKCHEELSGVNEEGMLRRRLFPVLDHLHLVVCHSXNQVVTPQGFLTHHENRRSSPGVPSRSPLVVMKAQAPARAFRMSKDFPHSRFSKAPLAVYPPKGARSKPCVSLPVVSLEKIPCPSRAKSASQVRLAASSWSPLKRPALPAAAFSDDDLASGRGKSGPSSASPSSPDGRRSPAARSPLDRRPSSSSPCPSPAPSPARRPSSPSPWEKKTANGAEACSRAHNRLSGRIFDPNKHCGVLDPETKQLCTRSLTCKTHSLSHRRAVPGRRKRFDVLLAEHRGGTKEKEEEEEGAREKDQDGCNPSVSLQDVACPRGKEVCPNGRPNGRPNGRPNGRPNGRPNGRPNGRPNGRPNGRPNGCPASTLKLKLANAHTPRIPAVVTSTPQSPPPDPQLSPQPWTTTAGEGGRRPSSDRGRAQTSEDALGPAFHFSNNHPRPSGFCIFSSRLMGRGDFVFDRRWDRMRLALHNMVEKHLNAQMWRKVPVAAESLPRPLSPSVALQQAPPPLDRWPPLTSPSTSISCRTAFPHPASSRGALAPPGPVSTLAASHRGAASRPTKDSEDMMADAKRKKPSCSSCFRNRTGYHPPSQASEGPDSTSASEKGHGREGSGLGSDRWFATADGAHGQKSNDSGLGNSDVSYWPSREPAAARSSAALHSGQKAEGRKMKRKRKSSGLEGGDGLCGNDGRSQRRANLHHCRPPSPPDRPNGGHVSR from the exons ATGGCGACACTGGCTCGCCTCATAGCAAGTCCGGATAGCTTCCTCAGCGAGCCTTGGTCTTCGTTCGTCGGTGCGGCTCAACTGCGTCTCGTTGACG ACTCGCTTTTGCAGAAGTGCCACGAAGAGCTTTCTGGTGTCAATGAAGAGG GGATGCTCCGCCGCCGTCTGTTTCCAGTGCTGGACCACTTGCATCTCGTCGTCTGCCACT GCAATCAGGTGGTCACTCCGCAGGGTTTCCTCACACACCACG AAAACCGCCGCAGCTCTCCCGGCGTCCCTTCGAGGAGCCCGCTGGTGGTCATGAAGGCCCAAGCCCCCGCCCGGGCCTTTCGGATGTCCAAAGACTTTCCTCACTCACGCTTCAGCAAAGCACCGCTCGCCGTCTACCCTCCCAAGGGGGCTCGGAGCAAGCCGTG CGTTTCTCTTCCGGTCGTGAGCTTGGAGAAGATTCCGTGCCCGAGCAGAGCAAAGTCCGCCTCACAAGTGCGCCTCGCCGCCTCGTCCTGGTCCCCCCTCAAACGGCCGGCGCTCCCCGCCGCGGCGTTCTCCGACGACGACCTGGCCAGCGGTCGGGGCAAGAGCGGGCCGTCCTCCGCGTCGCCGTCTTCTCCGGACGGACGGCGCAGCCCGGCGGCACGCTCGCCACTTGACCGGCGGCCGTCGTCGTCTTCGCCTTGCCCCTCCCCCGCTCCTTCGCCCGCTCGTCGGCCGTCGTCGCCGTCGCCTTGGGAGAAGAAGACCGCAAATGGCGCCGAGGCTTGTTCCAGGGCGCACAACCGACTCTCAG gaAGAATATTTGACCCAAATAAGCACTGCGGCGTCCTGGACCCTGAGACCAAACAGCTGTGCACACGTTCCCTTACGTGCAAG ACACACTCGTTAAGCCACCGGCGAGCCGTACCCGGCAGGAGGAAACGTTTCGATGTCCTCCTGGCCGAACACAGAGGCGGGAccaaggagaaggaggaggaggaggagggagcgaGGGAGAAAGACCAGGACGGCTGCAACCCGAGTGTGTCCTTGCAAGACGTCGCCTGTCCAAGGGGCAAAGAGGTTTGCCCCAATGGACGCCCCAATGGACGCCCCAACGGACGCCCCAACGGACGCCCCAACGGACGCCCCAACGGACGCCCCAACGGACGCCCCAACGGACGCCCCAACGGACGCCCCAACGGATGCCCTGCGTCCACACTGAAATTGAAGCTGGCTAACGCGCACACACCCAG GATTCCGGCGGTCGTCACCTCCACGCCTCAGTCTCCACCCCCCGACCCGCAGCTCTCACCCCAGCCTTGGACGACGACAGCAGGCGAAGGTGGCCGGCGGCCGTCCAGCGACCGCGGCCGAGCGCAGACTTCTGAGGATGCTCTCGGACCCGCCTTTCACTTCTCGAACAACCACCCGCGGCCTTCAGGG TTTTGCATATTCAGCAGCCGGCTGATGGGACGAGGCGACTTCGTGTTTGACCGGCGGTGGGACAGGATGAGGCTGGCGCTCCACAACATGGTGGAGAAACACCTCAATGCACAAATGTGGAG AAAGGTTCCTGTTGCTGCTGAGAGCCTGCCCCGCCCCCTTTCACCCTCTGTCGCGTTGCAGCAGGCGCCCCCTCCCTTGGACAGGTGGCCACCTTTGACCTCCCCGTCCACTTCCATCTCCTGCCGTACCGCCTTCCCTCATCCTGCATCATCACGGGGAGCTTTGGCCCCCCCTGGGCCGGTTTCCACTCTGGCCGCATCCCATCGCGGCGCGGCCAGTCGGCCCACCAAAGACAGTGAGGACATGATGGCGGACGCCAAGAGGAAAAAGCCTTCCTGCTCCAGCTGCTTTCGGAACCGGACCGGCTATCATCCGCCATCGCAAGCATCGGAGGGACCGGACAGCACCTCGGCCAGCGAAAAGGGACACGGTCGTGAGGGAAGCGGCCTTGGGAGCGACCGCTGGTTCGCCACAGCTGACGGCGCTCACGGCCAAAAGTCAAATGACAG TGGTCTCGGCAACAGCGACGTATCGTACTGGCCCAGCAGGGAGCCGGCGGCCGCCCGCTCCTCTGCCGCTTTGCATTCTGGGCAAAAAGCAGAGGggaggaagatgaagaggaagaggaagagcagCGGGCTGGAAGGCGGCGACGGCTTGTGTGGGAATGACGGCCGGTCTCAAAGACGG GCCAACTTGCATCACTGccgccccccctccccacccgaCAGACCCAATGGGGGCCACGTCTCCCGTTGA